GTGGGCTGCCGGTGCGGGCGCGATCGTGCTGCTGATCCTGCTGGCGATGCTGGGCCGTCGACGCAAGCCGGCTGCCGCGGCAGCCAAGTCTTCCACGTCACTGGCCGACCGTTTCGGATCCGTGCCCGGCGCTGCCGACCAGGATCTGCTGGGCGACGACGTCGACCAGGAAGAGTTGCTCGACCAGTTGGCCGAGCATCCGGATGACATCGGCCTGCACCTGGAGCTGGTCACGCTGTATTACTCGCGCCGCGACGTCGATCATTTCGAGGCCGCCGCCGAGGCGATGCACGCCCACATCACCGACCCGCAGCAGGACGAGTGGCAGGACGTGCTGCACATGGGCGAGGACCTGGTGCCCGGTCATCCGCTGTTCGACCACCACGAAGCGTCCGCCGCGCACGACGATGCCGACGCCCATGGCGAGTTCAACATCGATGACTATGCCGATGCGAGCGACGCGCCCACGGTGGTGTCCTCGATGCCGCCGCTGCCCGGCGCCGGCCCGAAGAAGGTCAGCGAGTACAACTTCAACTTCGATCTGACCCATCCCGCCGCAGCGCCGCCGGCGCGCCCGGAAGCGGCGGCGGAAGACGTCACGGTGGTGGCGCCCCGCACTCCCGCGGCACCGGCGGAGCCGGCATCGGACTGGAATTTCGAGGAGGCCGAGCGTGCCCCGGCGAGCCACGACGATGGCCAGGATCTCGGCGAATTCAACGACGATCCGGTGGACACCAAGCTCGACCTGGCGCGTGCCTATGTCGACATGGGCGACGCCGAGGGCGCCCGCGCCATGCTGGGCGAGGTGATGAAGGAAGGCAGCCAGATGCAGCGTGACGTGGCCAAGCGGCTGCTGGACAGCCTGCACTGAGTTTCCTGCTTCGCTTGTGTGGCATCGGGCCGGCCTAGCCGGCCCGATGCCGTTTTGGCCTGCTAATCTTCGACGTTTCCCCCTCAGGTTCTGCACGATCCATGCGTATCGCTCTGGGTATCGAGTACGACGGCACCGACTTCTGCGGCTGGCAGCGGCTGAAGCAGGATGTCAGCGTGCAGGGCGCGCTGGAGCGGGCGCTGTCGACGGTGGCCGCGCATCCGGTCGAGGTCAGCTGCGCCGGTCGCACCGATGCGGGCGTGCATGGCCGCTGCCAGGTCGTGCATTTCGATACCGACGCCAGCCGCGACATGCGTGGCTGGGTGCTGGGCAGCTGCTCCAACCTGCCGAACAGCGTGGCCGTGCTGTGGGCGCAGCCGGTGCCGGACAGTTTCCACGCGCGTTACGCCGCACGCAGCCGGCGCTACCGCTATCACCTGCTGAACCGGCCGGTGCGTGCGGCGCTGGATGCGCGCTATGTCACCTGGGAGCGCCTGCCGCTGGACGCCGGGCGCATGCACGTTGCCGCCCAGGCCCTGCTGGGCGAGCATGATTTCAGCGCATTCCGCGCCTTGTCCTGCCAGGCGGCGCACCCGCGGCGAAGCGTGCTGGCGGTGAGCGTGCGGCGCGAGGGCGAGCAGCTGTTCGTGGAGATCGAGGCGAATGCCTTCCTGCATCACATGGTGCGCAACATCGTCGGCTCGCTGCTGCCGATCGGCCGTGGCGAACAGCCGATCGAGTGGATGGGTGAACTGCTGGCCGGTCGTGACCGCCAGGTGGCCGGCCCCACCGCACCGGCTTCGGGCTTGACCTTCATCGGTCCACGCTACGAGCGCCACTGGCATCTGCCGGAAGAGGTCAGCCAGCCATGACCCGGATCAAGTGCTGCGGCATGACCCGGGTCGACGACGCCGTGCTCGCCGCACGGCTGGGCGCCGATGCGATCGGGCTGGTGTTCACCGCGCGCAGCCGACGCCAGGTTGGCCTGCGCCAGGCCCGCGACATCGTCGAGTCGCTGCCGCCTTTCGTGGCGACCGTGGCCTTGTTCATGGACGACGAGGCGAGCCTGGTGGAACGGGTGCTGGAGCAGGTGCGGCCCGCGCTGCTGCAGTTCCACGGCGAGGAAACCGACCCCTGGTGCGCGCAGTTTGGCCATCCATTCCTGAAGGCGCTGGCGATGGGCGAGGGCGCTGCCGGTCTGTCGCGCCGGCACGACTACCCGCATGCCGCCGGCCTGCTGCTGGATGGCCATGCCCGTGGCGAGGCCGGTGGCAGCGGCAAGACGTTCGACTGGTCGCTGTTGGCGGAAGTGCGCGAGAAGCCGCTGATCGTTGCTGGCGGGCTGGAGTCGGGCAACGTGGCGGACGCCGTGCGCATGGCGCGACCGTGGGCGGTGGACGTGGCCAGTGGCGTGGAATCCGCGCCCGGCATCAAGGACCCGGCGCGGCTGGAAGCCTTCGTTCGCGCGGTGCGCGCGGTCGACGCGGAGTAGAGGGCCAGTCGCGGAGATCGCGGCGGGCCTGCCGGCTCAGCCGCCGGCCAGCTCCTGGCGCAGCCACTGGGCCAGTGCGACGGCGCGACGATCGCCGGAGCGCTGCGGCGTGGCCAGGATCCAGTGGCCCGTGGTGGGCTGGAATCCCCACGGCGCCAGCAGGCGCCCGGTCGCCAGGTCGTCGGCCACCAACGGCGCCGGCGCGATCGCCACGCCCAGCCCGGCGATGGCCGCTTCCAGCAGATGGTAGAGGTGCGGAAAACCCGCGCCGCCGGGCGGGCGCGAGGGCGGCAGATCCATGCCACGCAGCCAGTCTGGCCAGGCCTGCGGACGCGAAGTGGTGTGCAATACCGGCTCGTCGAGCAGGCAGCCGGGCAGCTGCCCCTGCAGTCGCGGCCAGCCGCCGTAGCGCGGGCTGACCACCGGGCCGATCCGTTCCGGCGCCAGCGTGTCGACCTGCCAGCCCGCGGGCCAGGGCGGCGCCGACAACAGCAGCAGGGCGTCCAGCCTGCCCGGTTCCGCGGTCGGCGATGACTCCTGTGCCGACAGATGCAGGCGCAACCCGGGCAGGTCGTGCGCCAGCCGATCCAGCCGCGGGATCAGCCAGCGCGCCAGCAGGCTGCTGGCGCAACCGAGCACGAACGGCGCCTGCGCGTTGTGCTCGCGCAGGGCGGCCCAGCTGTCGCGCAATTGCTCGAAGGCGAGGCCGGCCCCGGCGTGCAGTTGTTCGCCCGCAGCGGTCAGCACCAGTCCACGGCCCTGGCGTGAAAACAGCGGTCGGCCCAGCGCTTCGTCGAGCAGGCGCAGTTGCCGGCTGACCGCGCCATGGGTGACGTGCAGTTCCGCCGCGGCCCGGCCCACGCTGTGCAGTCGCGCCACCGCCTCGAAGGCGCGCAAGGCATTCAACGGTGGCAGTTCGCGCCCTGACATGATTGAGTTTTCCTGAGGTATGGAGGCGATCTTATCGCTTTTCCGCGCGGTCACGACTGCGATAATCTGCAGGACATTCCCGATCCGATGAGCGGGGATCTTCAGTTTTTCGCACAGGAATCCCGCCATGCCCCCGATCCAGGACTATCACCGCTGGCCCGACGAGCACGGTCGCTTCGGCGACTACGGTGGCAGCTATGTCGCCGAGACGCTGATGGCGCCGCTGGCCGAGCTGGCCGAGGCCTACGAGCGCCTGCGCCAGGATGCGGGCTTCCTCGCCGAACTGGACCGCGACCTGCAGCACTACGTGGGGCGGCCCAGTCCGGTCTATCACGCCCAGCGGCTGTCGCAGCATGTCGGGGGAGCACGCATCCTGCTCAAGCGCGAGGACCTGAACCACACCGGCGCGCACAAGATCAACAACACCGTCGGCCAGGCGCTGGTGGCCCGGCACATGGGCAAGCGGCGGATCATCGCCGAGACCGGGGCCGGCCAGCATGGCGTGGCCAGCGCCACCGTGGCCGCGCGCCTGGGCATGCAGTGCGTGGTCTACATGGGCGCGGTGGACATCGAGCGGCAGAAGATCAACGTCTACCGGATGAAGCTGCTGGGCGCCGAGGTGGTGCCGGTGACGTCCGGTTCGAAGACGCTGAAGGATGCGCTGAACGAGGCGATGCGCGACTGGGTCACCAACGTGGCCGACACTTTCTACATCATCGGCACGGTGGCTGGCCCGCATCCGTACCCGAAGATGGTGCGCGACTTCAACGCCATCGTGGGGCGCGAGGCGCGGGCCCAGGTGCTGGCGCAGTACGGCCGCCTGCCCGACGTGCTCACCGCCTGCGTGGGCGGCGGCTCGAATGCGATCGGCCTGTTCCACGCCTTCCTCAACGACGCCGGCGTGCGCATCGTCGGCGCCGAGGCGGCAGGCGAGGGCATCGCCACCGGTCACCACGCCGCTTCGCTGGCTGCGGGTCGCCCCGGCGTGCTGCATGGCAACCGCACCTATGTGCTGTGCGACGACAACGGCCAGATCACCGAGACGCATTCGATCTCGGCCGGACTCGACTATCCGGGCGTTGGCCCGGAGCACGCGTTCCTGAAGGACGCCGGGCGCGCCGAGTATGTCGGCGTGACGGACGACGAAGCGATGGAGGCATTCCACCTGCTGGCCCGCACCGAAGGCATCCTGGCCGCGCTGGAATCCAGCCATGCGGTCGCCCAGGCGATGAAGCTGGCGCGCGAGCTGCCGAAGGACGGCATCGTGCTGTGCAACCTCTCCGGTCGTGGCGACAAGGACGTGCACACGATCGCCGCGCGCGAAGGAGTCGAGGTATGAGCCGCATCGATCGCCGCTTCGCCAAACTCAAGGCCGCCGGCCGCACCGGGCTGATCCCGTTCGTCACCGCCGGTGATCCCGTGCCCGGGCACATGGTTGCCCTGATGCATGCGCTGGTCGATGCCGGCGCCGACCTGATCGAACTGGGCGTGCCGTTTTCCGATCCGATGGCCGACGGTCCGGTGATCCAGCACGCCAGCGAGCGGGCGATCGCCCAAGGGGTCGGACTGAAGGAAGTGCTGGGCTGGGTCGGCGAGTTTCGCCGCCGCGATGCCGACACGCCGATCGTGCTGATGGGCTATCTGAATCCGGTCGAGATCCATGGCTACGCGCGCTTCGCGCAGGAGGCCGTGGCGGCCGGCGTCGATGGCGTGCTGCTGGTCGATTGCCCACTGGAGGAATCGGCCGTGCTGCAGCCGCTGCGCGATGCCGGGTTGCAGCAGATCCTGCTTGCCGCGCCCACCACCGCACCCTCGCGTATGGCGCAGCTGTGCGGTTCGGCCGAGGGTTTCCTGTACTATGTCTCGTTCGCCGGCATCACCGGTGCGGCACACTTGAGCACCGGCGATATCGCCGCACGCGTGGCGGACATCCGCACCCGGGCGAAGGCGCCGGTGGCGGTGGGCTTCGGCATCCGCGATGCGGCAAGCGCGAAGGCGATTGCCGGTTTCGCCGATGCGGTGGTGATCGGCAGTGCGCTGGTCGAGCGGTTGTCGGGTGCCACCGACGCGGCGGAAATCACCGCCCGTGCGCAAGGTTTCCTGCAGCCGATCCGTGCGGCGCTGGATGCACACTGAAACGGTCGCCTGGCCGTTTCGGGTCAGGAACGTTTGAGGTGTTGCGATGAATTGGCTGCAGAAGATCATGAACCCGCGGACCCGTCCGCAGGGAACCAACGGCGGCAAGGGTTCGGTGCCCGAGGGTGTGTGGGAGAAGTGCGGTGGTTGCGGCACCGTGCTGTACAAGCCGGAACTGGAGCGCAACCTGATGGTGTGCCCCAAGTGCGGCCATCACCATTACATCAGCGCGCGGATGCGGCTGGACGCGCTGCTCGACGACGGCTCGGCGCAGGAACTGTGGGCCAGCCTCGAGCCCACCGATCCGCTGAAATTCCGCGACTCCAAGAAGTACCGCGACCGCATCACCTCGACCCAGAAAAAGACCGGCGAGAAGGATGCGATGGTCGCCATGAGCGGCAAGCTCAAGGGCCGGCCGCTGATGGCGGTGGCCTTCGAGTTCGCCTACATGGGTGGCTCGATGGGTTCGGTGGTCGGCGAAAAATTCGCCCGCGCCGCCGAGCGCGCGCTGGCCGACAAGAGCGCCCTGGTGTGCTTCTCCGCCACCGGCGGCGCGCGCATGCAGGAAGCGCTGTTCTCGCTGATGCAGATGGCCAAGACCTCGGCGGCGCTGGCGCGCCTGCGCGATGCCGGCGTGCCCTACATCAGCGTGCTGACCAACCCGACCACCGGCGGCGTCTCCGCCAGCCTGGCGATGCTCGGCGACATCAACATCGGCGAGCCGAAGGCGCTGATCGGTTTCGCCGGTCCGCGGGTGATCGAGCAGACCGTGCGCGAGACCCTGCCGGAAGGTTTCCAGCGTTCGGAGTTCCTGCTCGACCACGGCGCGATCGACATGATCGTCGACCGCCGCGAGATGCGCGACAAGCTGGCCGACCTGCTCGGCATCCTGACCCGGGCCGATCGCGCGGCCTGAGTCGAGGCATTCGATTGCTCATGAGCGATGCCGCCTGCGGGCGGCATCGTCGTATCCGCCGCAGGGTTTTCCACAGCGGCTGTGGAAGTGTTGCGGCAAACCCTGTGGACAAGCGCGATTCCCCACTTGCCGATCAGTGACTTGCTACGCGCTGGTCACGAACTGTCCAGATCGCGGTGACCGGTTTCGCGCGTTCGCCGCATGCGTGCGGCGCCAAGTTTTCCACAGCTGGTGTGGGTGTCTTCTGTACAAGCCTGTGGACAAGCGTCGTTCGCCTTTTGCCGGCAGACACTTGGCTCACTTTGTCGATTTCTTGAGCGGTCGCGCGAAGTTCTCCACAGCGATTGTGGAGCGTGCCGGGTAAAGCCTGTGGACAAGTAGGCTATCTGTCTGAGCGCAAAGGAACTCGCTACGGCGTGCGCAAAGCCTGCGCAGCGAGCTGGCTCAGATCGTCATCGACCACGGCCGGATCGATGCGTCGTTTGTCCCGGTGATGGGCGCCACGCAGATGCGGTGTGCCTGCGCGACGCCGTGGCTCTCGGGTGGACTAGGTTTCGCTGACAATCCCGATGCGCATGACCATGTCCGTGCCGGTTTGCCGCAGCATCGCGGCGTGGCGTTGCGACGGCATGGCGGACGCATGACGTGGCGCTTACACTGAAGCCTGTTTTCTTCCGCTGGAGACCGACGATGAAACGCATCCTGCTTGCCCTGGCGCTGACGGGACTGACCGCCACCGCGATCGCCGCCGATGCTCCCGGCCTGCCCACCACGGCCGCGCCAGCCGGTGCCGAGGTCTACATCATCTCGCCCAGCGATGGCGCCACCGTGGGTCAGGAAGTCACCGTGCGTTTCGGCCTGAAGGGCAT
This is a stretch of genomic DNA from Rhodanobacter sp. FDAARGOS 1247. It encodes these proteins:
- the truA gene encoding tRNA pseudouridine(38-40) synthase TruA — its product is MRIALGIEYDGTDFCGWQRLKQDVSVQGALERALSTVAAHPVEVSCAGRTDAGVHGRCQVVHFDTDASRDMRGWVLGSCSNLPNSVAVLWAQPVPDSFHARYAARSRRYRYHLLNRPVRAALDARYVTWERLPLDAGRMHVAAQALLGEHDFSAFRALSCQAAHPRRSVLAVSVRREGEQLFVEIEANAFLHHMVRNIVGSLLPIGRGEQPIEWMGELLAGRDRQVAGPTAPASGLTFIGPRYERHWHLPEEVSQP
- a CDS encoding phosphoribosylanthranilate isomerase, with product MTRIKCCGMTRVDDAVLAARLGADAIGLVFTARSRRQVGLRQARDIVESLPPFVATVALFMDDEASLVERVLEQVRPALLQFHGEETDPWCAQFGHPFLKALAMGEGAAGLSRRHDYPHAAGLLLDGHARGEAGGSGKTFDWSLLAEVREKPLIVAGGLESGNVADAVRMARPWAVDVASGVESAPGIKDPARLEAFVRAVRAVDAE
- a CDS encoding LysR family transcriptional regulator, which translates into the protein MSGRELPPLNALRAFEAVARLHSVGRAAAELHVTHGAVSRQLRLLDEALGRPLFSRQGRGLVLTAAGEQLHAGAGLAFEQLRDSWAALREHNAQAPFVLGCASSLLARWLIPRLDRLAHDLPGLRLHLSAQESSPTAEPGRLDALLLLSAPPWPAGWQVDTLAPERIGPVVSPRYGGWPRLQGQLPGCLLDEPVLHTTSRPQAWPDWLRGMDLPPSRPPGGAGFPHLYHLLEAAIAGLGVAIAPAPLVADDLATGRLLAPWGFQPTTGHWILATPQRSGDRRAVALAQWLRQELAGG
- the trpB gene encoding tryptophan synthase subunit beta, which codes for MPPIQDYHRWPDEHGRFGDYGGSYVAETLMAPLAELAEAYERLRQDAGFLAELDRDLQHYVGRPSPVYHAQRLSQHVGGARILLKREDLNHTGAHKINNTVGQALVARHMGKRRIIAETGAGQHGVASATVAARLGMQCVVYMGAVDIERQKINVYRMKLLGAEVVPVTSGSKTLKDALNEAMRDWVTNVADTFYIIGTVAGPHPYPKMVRDFNAIVGREARAQVLAQYGRLPDVLTACVGGGSNAIGLFHAFLNDAGVRIVGAEAAGEGIATGHHAASLAAGRPGVLHGNRTYVLCDDNGQITETHSISAGLDYPGVGPEHAFLKDAGRAEYVGVTDDEAMEAFHLLARTEGILAALESSHAVAQAMKLARELPKDGIVLCNLSGRGDKDVHTIAAREGVEV
- the trpA gene encoding tryptophan synthase subunit alpha; translation: MSRIDRRFAKLKAAGRTGLIPFVTAGDPVPGHMVALMHALVDAGADLIELGVPFSDPMADGPVIQHASERAIAQGVGLKEVLGWVGEFRRRDADTPIVLMGYLNPVEIHGYARFAQEAVAAGVDGVLLVDCPLEESAVLQPLRDAGLQQILLAAPTTAPSRMAQLCGSAEGFLYYVSFAGITGAAHLSTGDIAARVADIRTRAKAPVAVGFGIRDAASAKAIAGFADAVVIGSALVERLSGATDAAEITARAQGFLQPIRAALDAH
- the accD gene encoding acetyl-CoA carboxylase, carboxyltransferase subunit beta: MNWLQKIMNPRTRPQGTNGGKGSVPEGVWEKCGGCGTVLYKPELERNLMVCPKCGHHHYISARMRLDALLDDGSAQELWASLEPTDPLKFRDSKKYRDRITSTQKKTGEKDAMVAMSGKLKGRPLMAVAFEFAYMGGSMGSVVGEKFARAAERALADKSALVCFSATGGARMQEALFSLMQMAKTSAALARLRDAGVPYISVLTNPTTGGVSASLAMLGDINIGEPKALIGFAGPRVIEQTVRETLPEGFQRSEFLLDHGAIDMIVDRREMRDKLADLLGILTRADRAA